A segment of the Halosolutus amylolyticus genome:
CGTCGGCGCTCGCCGCACGACCGATCGCGTAGATCGCGACGCTACCGAACCCGATCGCCAGCACGAGCAGGACGGCGAGTGCGGGAACCAGGGTATCCCACATCCCGCCGAAGCGTGTCACCTCGACGACGGTCATGGTGTCCTCGCCGAGCATCACCGCCCGGGCCGCGTCGACGCCGTAGGTGATCGGGTTGACTGCCGCGATCGTCTGGATCCAGTCGGGCAACGCCGAGAGCGGGAGGAACGCGCTCGAGACGAACAGCAAGGGTAACTGGAGCAGGTTCGCGCCGATGATCGTCGACTCCTCGTCGCGGGTGACGACCGCGAGCACGTTCGAGAACGCGGTGAACCAGACCGAGAAGAGCACGCAGATGGCCACGATTCCGATCGCACCGGGGACGCCGGTCGCGATTTCGGCACCCAGCAGGACGCCCAATCCGAGCACGATGACCACCTGGACCACGATGCGGACGACCTCGGCGAGGGTCTTGCCGAGGAAGACGGCCGTCCGGTTCATCGGGCTGACGAGCGTCTTCTCGAACATCCCGTTCTCGATGTCGTTGACCAGCCCGATCCCCGACGTCGCGGCCGCGACCAGCGCGACCTGGATGACGATCGCGGGCACGAGGTAGGTCTCGTAACTGATCCCCTCGAGCGCGGCCGTCGCGACGCCGCCGAACACCTGCGTGAACAGGACGAGGAAGATGATCGGCTGGACCAGCGAGACCACGAGCACGAACGGGTTCCGGACGGACTTGATCGTCCACCGGACGAACGTCACCCTGACGTCGCTCGCGAACCCGCCACCGGCCCGATCGATCGTCGTCGATGGGGTGCTCATCGACGACCTCCGTCGCGGCCGTCGGAGTCACCCTGGTCGTCCGGCCCGTTCGAACCGCCGCCACCGACCGTCTGCGATTCGGCGGGTCCGGGGACGCCGCCGTCGCTATCGTCGACTTCGGTCCGCTCGCCCTCTCTATCGCCGGTGACGGCGAGGAAGACGTCGTCGAGCGTCGGCGCCCGGACGTCGAAGCCCACGACGCCGATCCCGTCGTCGCGAAGGGCGACCAGGAGGTCTGTGCCGCTGGTGCGGGCGTCCCGTGCGGTCACTGCCACCCCCTCGTCCGTCGGTTCGACCGTCGCCCCGACCGCGAACAGGTCCCCGTGACGAGCGATTTCGACGGCTCGCTCCCGCTTGCCCGGATCCGCGAGCTGCACGTCGAGGATTTCGCCCCCGACGCGACGCTTGAGCGCCCCGGGCGTCCCGTCCGCGACGACGGTCCCGTTCTGGATCACCGCGAGGCGATCGCAGAGCTGATCCGCCTCTTCGAGGTACTGCGTCGTCAGGAAGACGGTCGTCCCCTCGTCGTTGATCCGCCGGAAGTACTCCCAGAGCCGGTTCCGCGCGGCGGGATCGAGTCCCGTCGTCGGCTCGTCGAGGAAGACCAGCGGCGGCCGGTGGACGAGCGCCGTCGCCGCGTCGAGGCGCTTTTTCATCCCGCCCGAGAAGTCGTCCGCCTCCTTGCCCCCGACGTCGGTGAGGTCCACGAGATCGAGCAGTTCGTCGATCCGGTCGGCTCGCTCCGATCGGGGGACGCCGTAGGCGGCACAGGCGTAGCGCAGGTTCTCCCGGGCGGTGAGTTCCGGATCGATGCTGGTCTCCTGGGCCATGTAGCCCACCGTGGCGCGCACGCTCCGCGGCGTCTCGAGGGCGTCGAACCCGTTTATCCGGACCGTCCCCGCGGTCGGCCGCAACAGGGTGACGAGGGTCTTGATCATCGTCGTCTTTCCCGCCCCGTTCGGCCCGAGAAAGCCGAAGAACTCGCCGCGCTCGACGAGCAGGTCGACGCCGCGGACCGCTTCGGTGCCGTCCGCGTACGTTACCGCCACGTCGCGCGCCTCGATCGCGTAGTCGGTCACGGTACCGGTACGGCGGCGACGGAAATAAACCGGCCCGTTCGATACAATCTCGCCCTTCGAGCGCCGAATTGACCGGCGTTCGGTCCCCGATCCGGGACCGGGATAGGCGCTCTATAACTATCCTGTACT
Coding sequences within it:
- a CDS encoding ABC transporter permease, translating into MSTPSTTIDRAGGGFASDVRVTFVRWTIKSVRNPFVLVVSLVQPIIFLVLFTQVFGGVATAALEGISYETYLVPAIVIQVALVAAATSGIGLVNDIENGMFEKTLVSPMNRTAVFLGKTLAEVVRIVVQVVIVLGLGVLLGAEIATGVPGAIGIVAICVLFSVWFTAFSNVLAVVTRDEESTIIGANLLQLPLLFVSSAFLPLSALPDWIQTIAAVNPITYGVDAARAVMLGEDTMTVVEVTRFGGMWDTLVPALAVLLVLAIGFGSVAIYAIGRAASADVR
- a CDS encoding ABC transporter ATP-binding protein, which translates into the protein MTDYAIEARDVAVTYADGTEAVRGVDLLVERGEFFGFLGPNGAGKTTMIKTLVTLLRPTAGTVRINGFDALETPRSVRATVGYMAQETSIDPELTARENLRYACAAYGVPRSERADRIDELLDLVDLTDVGGKEADDFSGGMKKRLDAATALVHRPPLVFLDEPTTGLDPAARNRLWEYFRRINDEGTTVFLTTQYLEEADQLCDRLAVIQNGTVVADGTPGALKRRVGGEILDVQLADPGKRERAVEIARHGDLFAVGATVEPTDEGVAVTARDARTSGTDLLVALRDDGIGVVGFDVRAPTLDDVFLAVTGDREGERTEVDDSDGGVPGPAESQTVGGGGSNGPDDQGDSDGRDGGRR